Proteins encoded in a region of the Buteo buteo chromosome 11, bButBut1.hap1.1, whole genome shotgun sequence genome:
- the DERL3 gene encoding derlin-3 isoform X3 gives MAYQGFAQEYLGMPAVTRAYTTACVLTTAAVQLEFITPFQLYFNPDLIFRKFQIWRLITNFLFFGPLGFSFFFNMIFLYRYCRMLEEGSFRGRTADFVFMFLFGGFLMTLFGLFASLFFLGQAFTIMLVYVWSRRNPYIRMNFFGLLNFQAPFLPWVLMGFSLLLGNSIIIDLLGIAVGHIYYFLEDVFPNQPGGKKLLLTPGFLLRKQNMFCFMLRIKADLEIKEAGTVVVTY, from the exons ATGGCGTACCAGGGCTTCGCGCAGGAGTACCTGGGCATGCCGGCCGTGACGCGGGCCTACACCACCGCCTGCGTGCTCACCACCGCCGCCGTG CAGCTGGAGTTCATCACCCCCTTCCAGCTGTACTTCAACCCCGACCTCATCTTCAGGAAGTTCCAG ataTGGAGGCTGATCACCAACTTCCTCTTTTTTGGGCCCCTGGgattcagtttctttttcaacaTGATATTTCT GTACAGGTACTGCCGCATGCTAGAAGAAGGCTCCTTCCGTGGAAGGACGGCTGACTTTGTCTTCATGTTCCTCTTTGGAGGGTTTCTCATGACA CTATTTGGACTCTTTGCCAGCCTGTTTTTCCTGGGCCAGGCTTTCACCATCATGCTGGTGTACGTGTGGAGTCGCAGGAACCCATACATCCGCATGAACTTCTTTGGGCTTCTTAACTTCCAGGCCCCCTTCTTGCCCTGGGTCCTGATGGGATTCTCTCTGCTCCTGGGCAACTCCATCATCATCGACTTACTGG GGATTGCAGTGGGTCATATCTATTATTTCTTGGAAGATGTTTTCCCCAACCAGCCTGGAGGAAAGAAGTTGCTGTTAACCCCTGGCTTCCT tttaagaaagcagaatatgTTCTGCTTCATGCTGAGGATCAAAGCTGACCTAGAGATCAAGGAAGCAGGTACTGTCGTGGTTACATATTGA
- the DERL3 gene encoding derlin-3 isoform X2, whose protein sequence is MAYQGFAQEYLGMPAVTRAYTTACVLTTAAVLEFITPFQLYFNPDLIFRKFQIWRLITNFLFFGPLGFSFFFNMIFLYRYCRMLEEGSFRGRTADFVFMFLFGGFLMTLFGLFASLFFLGQAFTIMLVYVWSRRNPYIRMNFFGLLNFQAPFLPWVLMGFSLLLGNSIIIDLLGIAVGHIYYFLEDVFPNQPGGKKLLLTPGFLKMVFDTPEEDPNYNPLPEDRPENQPRDQDQNQQQHPQ, encoded by the exons ATGGCGTACCAGGGCTTCGCGCAGGAGTACCTGGGCATGCCGGCCGTGACGCGGGCCTACACCACCGCCTGCGTGCTCACCACCGCCGCCGTG CTGGAGTTCATCACCCCCTTCCAGCTGTACTTCAACCCCGACCTCATCTTCAGGAAGTTCCAG ataTGGAGGCTGATCACCAACTTCCTCTTTTTTGGGCCCCTGGgattcagtttctttttcaacaTGATATTTCT GTACAGGTACTGCCGCATGCTAGAAGAAGGCTCCTTCCGTGGAAGGACGGCTGACTTTGTCTTCATGTTCCTCTTTGGAGGGTTTCTCATGACA CTATTTGGACTCTTTGCCAGCCTGTTTTTCCTGGGCCAGGCTTTCACCATCATGCTGGTGTACGTGTGGAGTCGCAGGAACCCATACATCCGCATGAACTTCTTTGGGCTTCTTAACTTCCAGGCCCCCTTCTTGCCCTGGGTCCTGATGGGATTCTCTCTGCTCCTGGGCAACTCCATCATCATCGACTTACTGG GGATTGCAGTGGGTCATATCTATTATTTCTTGGAAGATGTTTTCCCCAACCAGCCTGGAGGAAAGAAGTTGCTGTTAACCCCTGGCTTCCT GAAGATGGTATTTGACACGCCTGAAGAGGATCCCAATTATAACCCTCTCCCTGAGGATCGTCCAGAAAACCAACCTAGAGACCAAGACCAgaaccagcagcagcatccacaGTAA
- the DERL3 gene encoding derlin-3 isoform X1, with translation MAYQGFAQEYLGMPAVTRAYTTACVLTTAAVQLEFITPFQLYFNPDLIFRKFQIWRLITNFLFFGPLGFSFFFNMIFLYRYCRMLEEGSFRGRTADFVFMFLFGGFLMTLFGLFASLFFLGQAFTIMLVYVWSRRNPYIRMNFFGLLNFQAPFLPWVLMGFSLLLGNSIIIDLLGIAVGHIYYFLEDVFPNQPGGKKLLLTPGFLKMVFDTPEEDPNYNPLPEDRPENQPRDQDQNQQQHPQ, from the exons ATGGCGTACCAGGGCTTCGCGCAGGAGTACCTGGGCATGCCGGCCGTGACGCGGGCCTACACCACCGCCTGCGTGCTCACCACCGCCGCCGTG CAGCTGGAGTTCATCACCCCCTTCCAGCTGTACTTCAACCCCGACCTCATCTTCAGGAAGTTCCAG ataTGGAGGCTGATCACCAACTTCCTCTTTTTTGGGCCCCTGGgattcagtttctttttcaacaTGATATTTCT GTACAGGTACTGCCGCATGCTAGAAGAAGGCTCCTTCCGTGGAAGGACGGCTGACTTTGTCTTCATGTTCCTCTTTGGAGGGTTTCTCATGACA CTATTTGGACTCTTTGCCAGCCTGTTTTTCCTGGGCCAGGCTTTCACCATCATGCTGGTGTACGTGTGGAGTCGCAGGAACCCATACATCCGCATGAACTTCTTTGGGCTTCTTAACTTCCAGGCCCCCTTCTTGCCCTGGGTCCTGATGGGATTCTCTCTGCTCCTGGGCAACTCCATCATCATCGACTTACTGG GGATTGCAGTGGGTCATATCTATTATTTCTTGGAAGATGTTTTCCCCAACCAGCCTGGAGGAAAGAAGTTGCTGTTAACCCCTGGCTTCCT GAAGATGGTATTTGACACGCCTGAAGAGGATCCCAATTATAACCCTCTCCCTGAGGATCGTCCAGAAAACCAACCTAGAGACCAAGACCAgaaccagcagcagcatccacaGTAA